In Chryseobacterium gotjawalense, the following are encoded in one genomic region:
- a CDS encoding type II toxin-antitoxin system PemK/MazF family toxin, with the protein MDLKQYQIVLVNLDPTIGSEIKKTRPCVIISPNEMNKYLNTIVIAPMTSSSKNYPTRVEISHDKKKGWIVLDQSRTVDRQRIIKVLGNLSEKEFKKVKDVLRETFVD; encoded by the coding sequence ATGGATTTAAAACAATATCAAATCGTTTTGGTCAATCTTGATCCAACTATTGGAAGCGAAATAAAGAAAACGCGTCCGTGCGTCATCATTTCTCCAAACGAGATGAATAAATATTTGAATACGATTGTTATCGCCCCGATGACAAGCAGTTCAAAGAATTATCCAACAAGAGTTGAAATTAGTCATGATAAGAAAAAAGGCTGGATTGTTTTGGATCAAAGCAGAACAGTTGACAGACAAAGAATAATCAAGGTTTTAGGAAATTTGTCTGAAAAAGAATTCAAAAAAGTAAAAGACGTTTTGCGCGAAACGTTTGTAGATTAA
- a CDS encoding chorismate mutase gives MNLQTLENNWIKEFSKPLIIAGPCSAESEAQMLETAKRIKESNADVPVFRAGIWKPRTKPNGFEGVGVIGLNWLKKVKEEYGFKTATEVANAHHVAAALEADVDILWIGARSTVNPFTVQEIAEALKGADKTILVKNPVNPDLALWIGALERLLGQNVKNLGVLHRGFSTYQKTKYRNVPNWQIALDFKNQFPNIPMLVDPSHICGNRTGLAGIAQEALNVGYEGMMIETHCNPDEAWSDAAQQITPETLSELLQNLKVRNSDISAFDGEMGRHRTLISDLDFQLIELLSQRMKISEKIGNLKKDNNIAIFQPERWKVITEYAIQKADESGMSAEFIEKVFKAIHEESIEVQNSL, from the coding sequence ATGAATTTACAGACCTTAGAAAATAATTGGATCAAAGAATTTTCCAAACCATTGATTATTGCCGGACCTTGCAGTGCAGAAAGTGAAGCACAAATGCTTGAAACCGCAAAAAGAATTAAAGAATCAAATGCCGACGTTCCTGTTTTCCGTGCCGGAATTTGGAAGCCGAGAACAAAGCCGAACGGTTTCGAAGGAGTAGGAGTAATCGGTCTGAACTGGTTGAAAAAAGTTAAAGAAGAGTATGGTTTTAAAACTGCCACAGAAGTAGCAAATGCGCATCATGTCGCTGCCGCTTTAGAAGCAGATGTCGATATTTTATGGATTGGCGCCCGCTCAACTGTGAATCCATTTACCGTGCAGGAAATTGCTGAAGCCTTAAAAGGAGCGGATAAAACAATCCTGGTAAAAAATCCTGTGAATCCGGATTTGGCTTTGTGGATCGGTGCTTTAGAAAGACTTTTAGGTCAGAACGTTAAAAATCTGGGCGTTCTTCACCGCGGTTTTTCCACTTACCAAAAAACAAAATATAGAAATGTTCCCAATTGGCAGATTGCCCTGGATTTTAAAAATCAGTTTCCTAATATTCCCATGTTGGTAGATCCGTCGCATATTTGCGGTAACAGAACCGGATTGGCAGGAATCGCTCAGGAAGCGTTAAATGTCGGTTATGAAGGAATGATGATAGAAACCCACTGCAATCCCGATGAAGCCTGGAGTGATGCTGCACAGCAAATCACACCGGAAACTTTGTCAGAATTACTACAAAATTTAAAAGTCAGAAATTCTGATATTTCCGCTTTTGATGGAGAAATGGGACGTCACAGAACTTTAATTTCTGATTTAGATTTTCAGTTGATCGAATTATTATCTCAAAGAATGAAAATTTCTGAGAAAATCGGTAATTTGAAAAAAGATAATAATATCGCCATTTTCCAACCGGAAAGATGGAAAGTAATTACGGAATACGCCATTCAAAAAGCTGATGAATCCGGCATGTCGGCAGAATTTATTGAAAAAGTATTCAAAGCCATTCATGAAGAATCGATTGAAGTGCAAAACAGTCTTTAA
- the dnaX gene encoding DNA polymerase III subunit gamma/tau translates to MENFVVSARKYRPQEFDTVVGQGHITETLEHAIGENQLAQALLFCGPRGVGKTTCARILARKINERDGSTSEDGFAYNIFELDAASNNSVNDIRELTDQVRFAPQVGKYKIYIIDEVHMLSQAAFNAFLKTLEEPPAHAIFILATTEKHKIIPTILSRCQIYDFKRITIEDIQLHLQKIADKEGIQYEDDALYLIAQKADGALRDALSIFDRLSTFSQKNITLAKAAEVLNVLDYEQYLSIVDLAHENKISETLFALNEIIKKGFDPHIFIAGLGSHFRDLMMAQNPQTVSLIEVGEKTKIKFLEQSKKWNAQQLVDAIEICNHADINYKNSKNPRLTVEIALMQLSSLSGNAPDSKKKSI, encoded by the coding sequence ATGGAAAATTTCGTGGTTTCTGCAAGAAAATATCGTCCGCAAGAGTTTGATACTGTTGTGGGACAAGGTCATATTACAGAAACTCTAGAGCACGCCATCGGGGAAAATCAGCTGGCGCAGGCACTTCTTTTTTGTGGACCGAGAGGTGTTGGTAAAACAACCTGTGCGAGGATTCTTGCCCGGAAAATCAATGAGAGAGACGGTTCTACCTCAGAAGACGGTTTTGCCTATAATATTTTCGAACTCGATGCGGCCTCTAATAACTCCGTCAATGATATTCGCGAACTGACCGATCAAGTGCGGTTTGCACCACAAGTTGGAAAGTATAAAATTTATATTATTGATGAGGTTCACATGTTGTCTCAGGCGGCTTTTAATGCGTTTCTGAAAACATTGGAAGAACCACCGGCGCACGCTATTTTTATTTTGGCGACGACCGAGAAACATAAGATCATACCTACCATTTTATCGCGTTGTCAGATTTATGATTTCAAGAGAATCACCATTGAAGATATTCAGCTTCATTTACAGAAAATCGCGGATAAGGAAGGAATTCAGTATGAAGACGATGCTCTTTATTTAATTGCGCAAAAAGCAGATGGAGCGCTTCGTGACGCACTTTCAATCTTCGACAGGCTTTCTACTTTTTCTCAGAAAAATATTACTTTGGCCAAAGCAGCAGAAGTTCTTAATGTACTTGATTACGAACAATATCTTTCTATTGTTGATCTCGCGCATGAGAATAAAATCTCCGAAACTTTATTTGCTTTAAATGAAATTATTAAAAAAGGATTTGATCCGCATATTTTTATTGCAGGCTTAGGCAGTCATTTCAGGGATTTAATGATGGCTCAGAATCCTCAGACCGTAAGTTTGATTGAAGTTGGAGAAAAAACAAAAATCAAGTTTTTAGAACAGAGTAAGAAATGGAACGCTCAACAATTGGTAGATGCAATCGAAATTTGTAATCACGCCGACATTAATTATAAAAATTCAAAAAATCCACGGTTAACGGTCGAGATTGCGTTGATGCAACTTTCTTCCTTATCTGGAAACGCGCCAGACTCTAAAAAAAAAAGTATCTGA
- a CDS encoding type I restriction enzyme HsdR N-terminal domain-containing protein, whose amino-acid sequence MNKNIWNLYKNSERGKNAIEIFTINEGEELLEKISKIYDFCEEFVGEKSEKENFLNILFGIYDNIIVDNLYLKENENIIDFYERFIDNFEMAIIDEDENGKLLKVIKEKPIFKQKDYKNLSSIVSELSLVLYCDYPEAFVPILFPERFDKLINLLDALNIELPQLPTSVDKRGRLLFYNNLCENIFKFAEDNELTPPEICACIYDFGKMLIQDDSTLDSDLPEPTNIWLTGGSKSDYQTFLKNPPENAHSVWTCNEQTKRGDIIVMYVLSPYSCIQSIWRANTDGVFTPFNYYNSRTTVTNGIVLPEIKLDELKTDEYFKNIGIVRKNFQGVNGVKFSAEDYSKLQRILKEKGFDTSILPQLYSPDLNIEVKLKNEKDVEENLLIPLLKKLGYTESDWTRQLSQKAGRKEKAIPDFVFFPKGEIHFQNAPLVIEAKYDMSSSIERMKSYNQALSYARMMQSPIFAICDKDRLIVYKGKDNSFNRFKPTFEKHWQNLNDAETFNTLKKIIGKDYIKI is encoded by the coding sequence ATGAACAAGAACATTTGGAATCTTTACAAAAATTCAGAAAGAGGAAAAAACGCAATAGAAATTTTTACAATAAATGAAGGAGAAGAACTATTAGAAAAAATTTCCAAAATTTATGATTTTTGTGAAGAATTCGTTGGCGAAAAATCTGAAAAAGAAAACTTTCTTAATATTTTATTTGGCATTTACGACAATATCATTGTAGATAATTTATATTTGAAAGAAAACGAGAATATTATAGATTTTTATGAAAGATTCATTGATAATTTTGAAATGGCAATCATTGATGAAGATGAGAATGGAAAATTATTAAAAGTTATTAAAGAAAAACCAATCTTTAAGCAGAAAGACTATAAAAATCTATCTTCCATTGTTTCAGAACTTTCGCTAGTATTATATTGTGACTATCCAGAAGCATTTGTCCCAATACTTTTTCCAGAGAGATTCGACAAATTAATCAATCTTTTAGACGCTTTAAATATTGAATTGCCACAACTTCCAACAAGTGTTGACAAAAGGGGGCGATTACTTTTCTACAATAATCTTTGCGAAAACATCTTCAAGTTTGCAGAAGATAATGAATTAACACCACCTGAAATTTGTGCCTGCATTTATGATTTTGGCAAAATGCTAATTCAAGACGATTCAACATTGGATTCCGATTTACCCGAGCCAACTAATATTTGGTTAACAGGAGGAAGTAAAAGTGATTACCAAACATTTTTGAAAAATCCCCCTGAAAATGCACATTCTGTTTGGACCTGTAACGAACAAACAAAACGAGGAGATATTATTGTGATGTATGTCTTGTCGCCATATAGTTGCATCCAATCAATTTGGCGTGCAAATACAGATGGCGTTTTTACGCCATTTAATTACTATAACAGTAGAACAACAGTTACTAATGGAATTGTTTTACCAGAAATAAAACTTGACGAGTTAAAAACCGACGAATATTTTAAAAATATAGGAATTGTTCGTAAAAATTTTCAAGGGGTCAATGGTGTGAAATTTTCCGCAGAGGATTATTCTAAATTACAAAGAATATTAAAAGAAAAAGGATTTGACACTTCTATTCTTCCGCAACTTTATAGCCCAGACTTAAATATTGAGGTTAAATTAAAAAATGAGAAAGATGTTGAAGAGAACCTTTTGATTCCACTTCTGAAAAAATTAGGTTATACGGAAAGTGATTGGACAAGACAATTATCTCAAAAAGCAGGTCGAAAAGAAAAAGCAATACCCGATTTTGTGTTTTTCCCTAAAGGAGAAATTCACTTTCAAAACGCACCTTTAGTGATAGAAGCAAAATATGACATGAGTTCTAGTATTGAAAGAATGAAATCCTACAATCAAGCATTGTCATACGCAAGAATGATGCAGTCACCAATTTTTGCAATTTGTGATAAAGACAGACTAATAGTTTATAAAGGAAAGGACAACAGCTTCAATCGATTCAAGCCTACCTTCGAGAAACATTGGCAGAATTTAAACGATGCTGAAACCTTCAATACATTAAAGAAAATTATTGGAAAAGACTACATAAAAATCTAA
- a CDS encoding cyanophycinase, with translation MKAVGKLMIIGGAVNKGSFSETDYDQNVEKNLNFFERGILRKIIDESRLKENSVIEIITTASQIPQIVGPEYKKAFEFLGAKNVNILDITNREQANSDAITARASAADVVMFTGGDQLRLTSILGGTRFHDVLLQKYQEENFIYAGTSAGAAAASENMIYQGSSSEALLKGEIKIAQGLGFIDNVIVDTHFVQRGRIGRLFQAVVNNPRTLGIGLGEDTGLYIENDTMTAIGSGLVILVDGRFIKDTNLTNVKLGQPISIDNLIVHVLSQNDFYDLKSKDLTIVNSQYKPIPQDQ, from the coding sequence ATGAAAGCAGTTGGAAAATTAATGATTATTGGCGGCGCCGTTAACAAAGGCAGTTTCTCCGAAACCGATTATGATCAGAATGTAGAAAAAAACCTGAATTTTTTCGAGCGTGGAATTTTAAGGAAAATTATCGATGAATCCCGCTTAAAAGAAAATTCGGTGATCGAAATTATAACGACTGCGTCCCAAATCCCACAGATTGTAGGTCCGGAATATAAAAAAGCATTTGAATTTCTAGGCGCAAAAAATGTAAATATCCTGGATATCACCAACCGCGAACAAGCCAACAGTGATGCAATTACTGCCCGTGCCAGTGCCGCTGATGTGGTCATGTTTACAGGTGGTGACCAACTTCGGTTGACTTCAATTCTGGGTGGAACGAGATTTCATGACGTTCTTCTACAAAAATATCAGGAAGAAAATTTCATTTATGCGGGAACTTCAGCGGGAGCAGCGGCGGCTTCGGAAAATATGATTTATCAGGGATCCAGCAGCGAGGCTTTACTTAAAGGGGAAATTAAAATCGCTCAGGGTTTAGGATTCATCGATAACGTAATTGTAGATACGCATTTTGTGCAGCGCGGGAGAATCGGAAGATTATTTCAGGCAGTGGTCAACAATCCCCGAACTTTAGGAATAGGTTTAGGTGAAGATACCGGACTGTATATTGAAAACGATACCATGACAGCCATTGGATCCGGGCTTGTTATCTTGGTAGACGGCCGTTTTATTAAAGACACCAACTTAACCAATGTAAAGCTTGGTCAGCCTATTTCGATTGATAATCTCATCGTTCATGTTTTATCTCAAAATGATTTTTACGATTTAAAATCAAAAGATCTTACCATTGTTAATTCTCAGTATAAGCCTATTCCGCAGGATCAATAA
- a CDS encoding 3-oxoacyl-ACP synthase III family protein — MLKSCIKGVGHYVPENIVTNDDLSKLMTTTDEWITERTGIKERHHRKNRNDSEETTAYLGFKASEAALKMAGMTGKDIDYIVFATLSPDYFFPGCGVLLQEMLGCETIGALDVRNQCSGFVYAMSVANAFIKSGQYKNILVVGAEIHSFGLDFSDAGRGVSVIFGDGAGAIILSATEDENAGDILATNMHSEGKYADELCTKFPGSKFGWSDRMRLEPENVTDAEIYPVMNGNFVFKHAVTRFPETMMEALNKAGKKPEDLDMFIPHQANLRIAQFVQQRFGLPDEKVYNNIQRFGNTTAASIPLALSEAIEKGKIKRGDLVLLSAFGSGFTWGSVLFNY, encoded by the coding sequence ATGCTTAAAAGTTGTATTAAAGGTGTGGGACATTATGTTCCGGAAAATATAGTAACCAACGATGATTTATCAAAATTGATGACCACTACTGATGAATGGATTACAGAAAGAACCGGTATCAAAGAACGCCATCACCGTAAAAACAGAAATGACTCCGAAGAAACGACCGCTTATCTGGGATTCAAAGCCTCAGAAGCCGCATTAAAAATGGCTGGCATGACTGGGAAAGATATTGATTATATTGTTTTTGCAACCCTTTCGCCGGATTATTTTTTCCCGGGTTGCGGTGTGCTTTTGCAGGAAATGCTCGGCTGTGAAACCATTGGTGCTTTAGATGTCAGAAACCAATGTTCGGGTTTTGTTTATGCGATGAGTGTTGCCAACGCTTTTATTAAATCAGGGCAGTATAAAAATATTTTAGTCGTGGGGGCCGAAATTCACTCTTTTGGTTTGGATTTTTCCGATGCCGGACGTGGAGTCTCAGTCATATTTGGAGATGGAGCCGGAGCGATCATTTTATCAGCTACAGAAGACGAAAATGCCGGTGATATTTTGGCCACCAATATGCATTCCGAAGGAAAATATGCCGATGAATTATGCACCAAATTCCCCGGTTCTAAATTTGGCTGGAGCGATCGGATGCGTCTGGAACCCGAAAATGTGACCGATGCCGAAATCTATCCTGTCATGAATGGCAACTTCGTTTTCAAACATGCCGTTACCAGATTTCCCGAAACCATGATGGAAGCTTTAAATAAAGCCGGAAAAAAACCGGAAGACTTAGATATGTTCATTCCGCATCAGGCCAATTTGCGGATTGCTCAGTTTGTACAGCAACGTTTCGGATTGCCCGATGAAAAAGTGTACAACAATATCCAGCGTTTTGGAAATACTACTGCCGCTTCGATTCCCTTAGCTTTAAGTGAAGCTATTGAAAAAGGAAAAATTAAAAGAGGTGATCTGGTTCTGCTCTCCGCCTTCGGAAGTGGATTTACCTGGGGATCGGTTTTATTCAATTATTAA
- a CDS encoding isoaspartyl peptidase/L-asparaginase, whose product MKIIIHGGFFSESDQSHDVKVAKQNSLKQIAQDSFEFLKTHSAEETVVHAVKLLEDDLLYNAGMGSQIQSDGKIRMSASLMNGETQKFSGVINIENIKNPIEVAQVLMKEDDRVLGGNGAKKYAAENGFEDFSTEIPQRRKEYEEKLKNGGKGTVGCVALDQEGSLAAATSTGGKGFELVGRISDSATVAGNFANEYCAVSCTGVGEDIVSNATAAKIVTRVTDGFPLKDAVEKTFAELKEIDGFAGAIAIDKKGNIAHQDSYPTMVFASFDGARFEIFD is encoded by the coding sequence ATGAAAATAATCATCCACGGGGGATTTTTCTCTGAAAGCGACCAAAGTCATGACGTGAAAGTTGCCAAGCAAAATTCTTTAAAACAGATTGCCCAAGATTCTTTTGAATTCCTAAAAACACATTCCGCAGAAGAAACAGTGGTACATGCTGTAAAATTATTGGAGGATGATTTACTCTATAACGCCGGAATGGGTTCACAAATTCAAAGCGACGGAAAAATCAGAATGAGTGCTTCTCTGATGAACGGAGAAACGCAAAAGTTTTCTGGCGTCATCAATATTGAAAATATAAAAAATCCAATCGAAGTCGCTCAGGTTTTAATGAAAGAAGACGATCGGGTTCTCGGCGGAAACGGCGCGAAAAAATATGCTGCAGAAAATGGTTTCGAAGATTTTTCGACCGAAATTCCGCAACGTAGAAAAGAATATGAAGAAAAATTAAAAAACGGTGGAAAAGGAACCGTAGGATGTGTCGCTTTAGATCAAGAAGGGAGCTTAGCAGCAGCAACTTCCACTGGCGGAAAAGGTTTTGAACTGGTTGGAAGGATTTCTGATTCTGCAACCGTTGCAGGAAATTTTGCTAATGAATATTGCGCGGTAAGTTGCACAGGAGTTGGTGAAGATATCGTAAGCAATGCCACGGCAGCGAAAATTGTAACCAGAGTGACGGATGGTTTTCCATTAAAAGATGCCGTTGAAAAAACCTTTGCCGAACTGAAAGAAATTGACGGTTTTGCGGGAGCAATCGCCATCGATAAAAAAGGAAATATCGCCCATCAGGATTCTTATCCGACGATGGTTTTTGCAAGTTTTGATGGAGCGCGTTTTGAAATTTTTGATTAG
- a CDS encoding AbrB/MazE/SpoVT family DNA-binding domain-containing protein: MDVSVIPIGNSKGIRLPKTLLEKYNITDKVELILEKGYIILKPKSEPRAGWENAFKKMHENGDDKLLINDTFEDENFEEWI; the protein is encoded by the coding sequence ATGGATGTTTCAGTCATTCCAATCGGAAATTCTAAAGGAATCCGTTTACCGAAAACCTTATTAGAAAAATATAATATTACAGATAAAGTTGAGCTCATTCTTGAGAAAGGTTATATTATTTTAAAACCAAAATCAGAACCAAGAGCAGGTTGGGAAAATGCTTTTAAAAAAATGCATGAAAACGGCGATGACAAATTGTTGATCAACGATACGTTTGAAGATGAAAACTTTGAAGAATGGATTTAA
- a CDS encoding quinone oxidoreductase family protein: MKALTFSKFGTSDVLEYIDIEKPKISAQEVLVKMEAIGLNYADIYRRKGNYHLKGNPPFIAGYEGAGIVVESNSTMAKAGDRIAFADVPFANAEFVSVPEEHIIPIHENISFDLAASVLLQGLTAQYLSEDSFKVKKNDVVLIHAAAGGVGQILTQICKMKGAEVIGLTRDESKLQIIKNNKADFALQLHSNWTQNVMEITNGKGVDVVFDSVGSTLMQSFEVTKECGTVVFYGMSGGDPALINPRMLMDTSKTLTGGDLWSYINSHQERIKRSKQLFDWITAGKIIIQEPIKFKLSEGKKAHDYLESGKSSSKVLLIP, from the coding sequence ATGAAAGCATTAACATTTTCGAAATTCGGGACCTCAGACGTTTTAGAATATATTGACATTGAGAAACCCAAAATATCAGCTCAAGAAGTTCTGGTAAAAATGGAAGCGATCGGTTTGAATTATGCTGATATTTACAGAAGGAAAGGAAATTATCACCTCAAAGGAAATCCGCCTTTTATTGCCGGGTATGAAGGGGCAGGAATTGTGGTGGAATCCAACAGTACAATGGCCAAAGCAGGTGACCGTATTGCATTTGCTGATGTCCCCTTTGCCAATGCCGAATTTGTAAGTGTCCCGGAAGAACATATCATTCCGATTCATGAAAATATCAGTTTTGATTTGGCTGCATCGGTTTTGCTGCAAGGTTTAACGGCCCAATATTTATCGGAAGACAGCTTTAAGGTGAAAAAAAACGATGTGGTTTTAATACACGCTGCTGCTGGAGGTGTAGGTCAAATTCTGACGCAGATCTGCAAAATGAAAGGAGCAGAAGTAATAGGGCTGACAAGAGATGAGAGCAAACTGCAGATCATCAAAAACAATAAAGCGGATTTTGCTTTACAGTTACATTCAAACTGGACTCAAAATGTGATGGAAATTACCAATGGAAAAGGAGTTGATGTGGTTTTTGACAGTGTAGGTTCCACATTGATGCAGAGTTTTGAGGTCACCAAAGAATGCGGTACCGTAGTTTTTTATGGGATGAGCGGAGGCGATCCGGCACTGATCAACCCCAGAATGCTGATGGACACCAGTAAAACGTTAACCGGCGGAGATTTGTGGAGTTATATCAATTCACATCAGGAACGGATTAAAAGATCAAAACAATTATTTGACTGGATTACTGCTGGCAAAATTATTATTCAGGAACCCATCAAGTTCAAATTGTCTGAAGGAAAAAAAGCCCACGACTATTTAGAAAGCGGTAAGAGTTCCAGTAAAGTTTTATTGATCCCTTAA
- the cphA gene encoding cyanophycin synthetase, translating to MKIDRIQVLRGPNIWSIRRKKLIQMRLDLEEMEHLPTNKIEGFRDRLQLLMPTLITHRCSEGVEGGFFLRVEMGTWMGHVIEHIALEIQTLSGMDTGFGRTRETKTPGIYNVVFSYLEENSGIYAAEQSVEIARCLIEARDYNLEECIRNLKEIRERERLGPSTGSIVEEAVARDIPWIRLGRNSLVQLGYGVNQTRFQATITGNTSSIAVDIACNKELTKKMLDEAAIPVPIGDLVSDEEGLEKTIQKIGYPLVIKPLDGNHGKGSSININDFETAKVGLAHAQNYSKKVIVERYITGYDFRILVINHKMIAAARRVPAHIIGDGALNIQQLINKENLDPRRGYGHENVLTEILVDKDTNELLEKLNFTLESIPKNGEIVYLKSTANLSTGGTSIDVTDMVHPENIVMAERVSRIIGLDVAGIDIMAENLTQPLRESGGAILEVNAAPGFRMHLAPSEGLPRNVAAPVVDMLYPHGKPAKIPIIAVTGTNGKTTTTRLISHIVKNNGYRVGFTTSDGIYIQNTMLTKGDTTGPISAEFILKDPTVEFAVLETARGGILRSGLGFSSCDIGVLTNIKEDHLGMNDIHNLKDLTKVKRVVLDSVKKDGWCVLNADDEYSMRLLPDLDSKVAIFSLDENNPHILKFAKEGKITCVYEEGFVTIKKGDWKIRIAKANSIPITMEAKARFMIANVLAASLATYLYGFEIEDIANSLRTFIPSPALMPGRLNVFKFKKFKVLIDFAHNPAGYEAIEDFLKNIDSPKKIGIISGVGDRRDEDIRECGKIAGRMFDHIIIRNEKHLRGRTEEEINGLVISGIQSSGRELSYEIIPKEIDALKHAMSLAEENTFITALSDVISNAIDLVQDYQHKEILDDGKAL from the coding sequence ATGAAAATTGATAGAATACAAGTTTTACGCGGACCCAATATTTGGAGTATCAGAAGAAAGAAACTCATTCAGATGCGTTTGGATCTGGAAGAAATGGAGCATTTGCCCACCAATAAAATTGAAGGTTTCCGTGACAGATTACAGCTATTGATGCCCACACTTATTACCCACCGGTGTTCGGAAGGAGTGGAGGGCGGTTTTTTCTTACGGGTTGAGATGGGAACCTGGATGGGGCATGTTATCGAACATATTGCTCTGGAGATTCAGACTTTATCAGGGATGGATACCGGTTTCGGACGTACCAGAGAAACAAAAACTCCCGGCATTTATAATGTTGTATTCAGTTATCTGGAAGAAAATTCCGGTATTTATGCGGCTGAACAGTCGGTTGAAATTGCAAGATGTTTAATTGAAGCCCGCGATTATAATTTAGAAGAATGCATTAGAAATTTAAAAGAAATCCGCGAGCGCGAACGGTTAGGTCCGTCAACAGGAAGTATTGTAGAGGAAGCGGTTGCCAGAGATATTCCCTGGATAAGATTGGGCAGAAATTCTTTGGTTCAGTTGGGATATGGAGTTAATCAAACCAGATTTCAGGCGACCATTACAGGAAATACAAGTTCGATTGCGGTAGATATTGCCTGTAATAAAGAACTCACAAAAAAGATGCTCGATGAAGCGGCGATTCCGGTTCCGATTGGTGATTTGGTGTCCGATGAAGAAGGATTAGAGAAAACGATTCAGAAAATTGGGTATCCTCTTGTAATAAAACCGTTAGACGGCAATCATGGAAAAGGTTCTTCAATCAATATTAATGATTTTGAAACTGCAAAAGTCGGGTTGGCTCATGCACAGAATTATTCCAAAAAAGTGATTGTAGAAAGATACATTACCGGATATGATTTCCGCATTTTGGTTATAAATCATAAAATGATTGCAGCTGCCCGCCGGGTTCCCGCACATATTATCGGAGATGGTGCACTGAATATTCAGCAACTCATTAATAAAGAAAATTTAGATCCGAGAAGAGGCTACGGACATGAAAATGTTTTAACAGAAATTCTCGTCGATAAAGATACCAATGAACTTTTAGAAAAATTAAATTTCACGTTGGAAAGCATTCCGAAAAACGGCGAAATCGTTTATCTGAAATCAACCGCAAATCTTTCTACTGGTGGCACTTCGATAGATGTCACAGATATGGTTCATCCCGAAAATATAGTCATGGCGGAAAGAGTTTCCAGAATTATCGGTCTGGATGTCGCCGGAATTGATATCATGGCAGAAAATCTCACCCAACCTTTAAGGGAAAGTGGAGGAGCAATTCTAGAAGTGAATGCGGCACCGGGATTTAGAATGCACCTTGCCCCAAGCGAAGGATTGCCAAGAAACGTAGCCGCTCCGGTAGTCGATATGCTTTATCCTCACGGAAAACCGGCAAAAATCCCGATTATTGCGGTAACCGGAACTAATGGTAAAACAACCACCACAAGACTGATTTCCCACATCGTAAAAAATAATGGCTATAGAGTAGGATTTACGACTTCTGACGGAATTTATATTCAGAACACGATGCTCACCAAAGGAGATACTACGGGACCGATTTCTGCGGAGTTTATATTAAAGGATCCTACTGTGGAATTTGCCGTTTTAGAAACAGCAAGAGGCGGAATTCTTCGGTCCGGTTTAGGGTTCAGTTCATGTGATATCGGCGTTTTAACGAATATTAAAGAAGATCATCTGGGAATGAACGATATTCACAATTTGAAGGATCTGACAAAAGTGAAACGGGTTGTACTGGATTCTGTAAAAAAAGATGGCTGGTGTGTTTTAAATGCCGACGACGAATATTCAATGAGATTACTTCCGGACTTAGATTCTAAAGTAGCCATTTTCAGTCTGGATGAAAATAATCCCCACATCCTGAAATTCGCCAAGGAAGGAAAAATAACCTGCGTGTATGAAGAAGGTTTTGTCACCATTAAAAAAGGAGATTGGAAAATCCGTATTGCGAAGGCCAACAGCATTCCGATTACCATGGAAGCCAAAGCCAGATTCATGATTGCCAATGTTTTGGCGGCCAGTTTGGCGACCTATCTTTATGGTTTCGAGATTGAAGACATTGCCAATTCACTGAGAACTTTCATTCCAAGTCCTGCACTGATGCCGGGAAGACTGAATGTTTTTAAGTTTAAAAAATTCAAAGTGCTGATTGATTTTGCCCATAATCCGGCAGGATACGAAGCCATTGAAGATTTCCTTAAAAATATTGATTCGCCAAAGAAAATCGGAATCATATCCGGAGTGGGAGACCGCCGAGACGAAGACATCAGAGAGTGCGGAAAGATTGCCGGCAGAATGTTCGACCATATCATCATCCGCAACGAAAAACACCTTCGGGGAAGAACCGAGGAAGAAATCAACGGACTGGTCATTTCCGGAATTCAAAGTTCCGGCAGAGAACTGAGTTATGAGATCATCCCTAAAGAAATTGATGCCCTGAAACACGCAATGAGTCTGGCAGAAGAGAACACCTTTATCACCGCACTGAGCGATGTAATTTCCAATGCCATCGATCTGGTGCAGGATTACCAGCATAAAGAAATTCTCGATGACGGGAAAGCGCTTTAG